In a genomic window of Methanotorris formicicus Mc-S-70:
- a CDS encoding ATP-binding protein — protein MTTRFAHKIIAISGKGGTGKTMFSTLLIKALTKKTNSILVIDADPDSNLPETLGVEVEKTVGDIREDLKKLVEENKLPPGITKQNYLEGKIYEIIVETNNFDLLVMGRPEGSGCYCSVNNWLRQIIDTLAKSYEYVIIDTEAGLEHLSRRTTQNVDLMIVVTDASKRGIGTAKRIKKLANELEVKFKDIYVVANKVNEENEQIVEEYAKELGLNLIGKLPYNKEIAEYDLRGKPLFDLPDDNEVYKKVEKIVEKWII, from the coding sequence AACCATGTTTTCAACTTTATTGATAAAGGCATTAACTAAAAAAACAAATAGCATTTTAGTTATTGATGCAGATCCAGACTCAAATCTACCAGAAACGCTTGGAGTTGAAGTAGAAAAGACAGTTGGAGACATAAGAGAGGATTTGAAGAAGTTAGTTGAAGAGAACAAACTACCTCCTGGGATAACGAAGCAGAATTATTTGGAAGGAAAGATTTATGAAATCATAGTCGAGACGAATAATTTTGATTTACTTGTTATGGGAAGACCTGAAGGAAGTGGATGCTATTGCAGTGTGAACAATTGGCTTAGGCAGATAATAGACACCCTTGCAAAATCATACGAGTATGTTATTATAGACACTGAGGCAGGATTGGAGCATTTGAGTAGAAGAACAACTCAAAACGTTGATTTGATGATTGTTGTTACAGATGCATCAAAAAGAGGCATTGGAACTGCAAAGAGGATAAAAAAACTTGCAAATGAACTGGAAGTTAAATTTAAAGATATCTATGTTGTGGCAAATAAGGTAAATGAAGAAAATGAGCAAATCGTTGAGGAATATGCAAAAGAATTAGGATTAAATTTAATTGGGAAACTACCCTATAACAAAGAGATAGCGGAATATGATTTAAGGGGAAAACCATTATTTGATTTACCAGATGATAATGAGGTTTATAAAAAAGTAGAGAAAATTGTAGAAAAGTGGATAATATAA
- the purL gene encoding phosphoribosylformylglycinamidine synthase subunit PurL, protein MDLNDLKYIEEKLGRKPNDVEIGMFENLWSEHCAYRSSKSLLRMFAKTIKENNKDIVVGPGDDAAIIRVDRDICIALAMESHNHPSYIDPYNGAATGVGGIVRDILSMGAKPIALLDPLRFGDINGKEKDKVRWLIEGVVKGIGDYGNRIGVPTVGGECEFDKSFDYNNLVNVVCIGLVREDEIITGKAREPELSLILVGSTGRDGIGGASFASKDLTSESEEDRPSVQIGDAFTEKCLIDAVLEACKTGKVKAMKDLGAAGITSSTSEMCYGGGVGAELYLENVILREEGMTPYEIMVSESQERMLLAVEKGSEEEIIKIFEKYELPASVIGKTTDTKRIVAKFNGEVVVDLPLELLCEAPLLHREEKEDLKEKKDDKEKIKMPEDLNEVLLKLLESPNICSKEWIYQQYDHEVQIRTVVKPGKDAAVLRLVEAYPKGIALTSDCNSTYCKLNPYVGAVNAVAESVRNLATVGAKPVAMLDNLNFGNPERPERYWQLKECVKGLSDAAEFFDIPVVGGNVSLYNETIIDDKDYPINPTPAIGVVGIVEDVEKVPGVFNKVKEGDVLIITNETKDEMGGSEYYKVIHNTEEGIVPRVDLEKEKEIYNSVVKLINKGIINEAIDCSRGGLSIAIAKLCINNNIGAELDLSEYNKDNLREDILLFSETSGRIILAVDEKHVEEVLKETKGYVIGKVKGNELKIKLDGKELINLEVEKLAKAYKEAFPKFMGEL, encoded by the coding sequence ATGGACTTAAATGATTTGAAATATATAGAGGAAAAATTGGGAAGAAAACCAAATGATGTAGAGATTGGGATGTTTGAGAACTTATGGAGTGAGCATTGCGCATACAGGTCTTCAAAATCCCTTTTAAGAATGTTTGCGAAGACAATAAAGGAGAATAATAAAGATATTGTTGTTGGTCCTGGGGATGATGCTGCAATTATTAGAGTTGACAGGGATATTTGCATTGCCCTGGCTATGGAGAGTCATAACCATCCGTCATACATAGACCCTTACAACGGAGCGGCAACAGGTGTTGGTGGAATTGTTAGGGATATTCTCTCAATGGGAGCAAAGCCTATAGCATTATTAGACCCATTAAGGTTTGGGGATATTAACGGGAAAGAAAAAGATAAAGTAAGGTGGCTTATTGAAGGGGTTGTTAAAGGTATTGGGGACTATGGGAATAGGATTGGAGTTCCAACAGTTGGAGGAGAGTGTGAATTTGACAAATCATTTGACTACAACAACTTAGTTAATGTTGTTTGTATTGGATTGGTTAGAGAAGATGAGATAATCACCGGAAAGGCAAGAGAGCCAGAATTATCCTTAATCTTAGTTGGTTCAACAGGAAGGGATGGTATTGGTGGGGCTTCATTTGCTTCAAAGGATTTAACAAGTGAGAGTGAAGAGGATAGACCAAGTGTTCAGATTGGAGATGCATTTACAGAGAAGTGTTTAATTGATGCAGTTTTAGAGGCATGTAAAACAGGAAAGGTTAAGGCAATGAAAGATTTAGGAGCGGCAGGGATAACATCATCAACCTCAGAGATGTGTTACGGTGGAGGTGTTGGGGCAGAACTTTATTTAGAAAACGTTATTTTAAGAGAAGAGGGTATGACACCTTATGAGATTATGGTTTCAGAAAGTCAGGAGAGAATGCTCTTAGCAGTTGAGAAGGGAAGTGAAGAAGAAATTATAAAGATATTTGAAAAGTATGAATTGCCTGCATCAGTGATAGGAAAAACAACAGATACAAAGAGAATAGTGGCAAAGTTTAATGGAGAGGTTGTCGTTGATTTGCCTTTGGAGTTGCTTTGTGAGGCACCATTATTGCATAGGGAAGAAAAAGAGGATTTAAAAGAGAAAAAAGATGACAAGGAAAAAATAAAAATGCCAGAGGATTTGAATGAAGTTTTATTAAAACTCCTTGAAAGTCCAAATATCTGTTCAAAAGAGTGGATTTACCAGCAGTATGACCATGAAGTTCAAATAAGGACTGTTGTAAAGCCAGGAAAAGATGCTGCAGTTTTAAGGTTGGTTGAAGCATATCCAAAGGGCATTGCTTTAACATCTGATTGCAACTCAACATACTGCAAACTAAACCCATACGTTGGGGCAGTTAATGCAGTAGCAGAGAGTGTTAGAAATTTAGCAACAGTAGGGGCTAAGCCAGTTGCCATGCTTGATAATTTAAACTTTGGAAATCCAGAGAGACCTGAAAGATATTGGCAATTAAAAGAATGTGTTAAGGGCTTATCTGATGCTGCCGAGTTCTTTGACATCCCAGTTGTTGGAGGAAACGTAAGTTTATACAATGAGACGATAATTGATGATAAAGATTACCCAATAAACCCAACACCTGCTATAGGTGTTGTTGGAATTGTGGAGGATGTTGAAAAGGTTCCAGGAGTGTTTAATAAAGTTAAGGAAGGGGATGTTTTAATAATAACAAATGAAACCAAGGATGAAATGGGAGGAAGTGAATACTATAAAGTTATTCACAACACAGAGGAAGGAATTGTCCCAAGAGTTGATTTGGAGAAAGAAAAAGAAATATACAATAGTGTTGTTAAATTAATAAACAAAGGAATAATAAATGAGGCAATAGATTGTTCAAGAGGTGGATTATCCATTGCTATTGCAAAACTCTGTATAAATAACAACATTGGGGCAGAATTAGATCTAAGTGAATACAACAAAGACAATTTGAGAGAAGATATTTTGTTATTCTCAGAAACCTCTGGAAGAATAATTTTGGCAGTTGATGAAAAGCATGTTGAGGAAGTTTTAAAAGAAACAAAAGGATATGTCATTGGAAAAGTGAAAGGAAATGAATTAAAGATAAAATTGGATGGAAAAGAGTTGATTAACTTAGAGGTTGAAAAATTAGCAAAGGCATACAAGGAGGCATTCCCAAAATTCATGGGAGAGTTATAG
- a CDS encoding OB-fold nucleic acid binding domain-containing protein: MNDKNIIIVCLIFAVLGITTLNFYSIEPKEVKICEIKEGDYVKITGYIQKLGLKRDKCRNILEVKSITINDGTGHLDVVAFGKVREDLTNYIKNYYPCSIKERDKVQVIGKISTYNGKYQIILEDMDNFKLIEKLNFDRDIYLSPKPTNIYASKYGKTYHTSKDCPYGKKLKEDNIIYFYSEEDARELGYKKCKWCSKNANR, translated from the coding sequence ATGAATGATAAAAATATCATAATAGTTTGTTTAATATTTGCAGTATTGGGCATAACAACTTTAAATTTTTACAGCATAGAACCAAAGGAAGTTAAGATTTGTGAAATAAAGGAGGGTGATTATGTAAAAATAACAGGATATATTCAAAAGTTGGGGTTAAAAAGGGATAAGTGCAGGAATATATTGGAAGTTAAATCCATAACCATAAACGATGGCACTGGGCATTTGGATGTTGTTGCATTTGGAAAGGTTAGGGAAGATTTAACAAATTACATAAAAAATTATTATCCATGTTCCATAAAAGAGAGGGATAAAGTCCAAGTAATTGGAAAAATATCAACATACAATGGGAAATACCAAATAATTTTGGAGGATATGGATAATTTCAAGTTGATTGAGAAGTTGAATTTTGATAGGGATATCTACCTCTCCCCAAAACCAACAAATATCTATGCCTCAAAATATGGGAAAACATACCATACATCAAAAGATTGTCCTTATGGTAAGAAGTTAAAGGAAGATAATATAATCTATTTCTATTCTGAGGAAGATGCAAGGGAATTGGGTTATAAAAAATGCAAATGGTGTTCAAAGAATGCCAATAGATAA
- a CDS encoding SPFH domain-containing protein encodes MWYWILLGLIVLFILTKAIVIVKQYEGGLIFRLGKVIGKLRPGVNLIIPFFDIPVKVDLRTMVVDIPPQEMITKDNAAVRIDAVIYYRVVDVSKAILEVQNYEFAIINLAQTTLRAIIGNMELDEVLNKREFINSKLLDILDKETDVWGVKVEKVELREIEPPQDIKDAMTQQMKAERLKRAAILEAEGEKQSRILKAEGVAESYRIEAEGQAKAIKIVAKAAQQYFKDEAQLYKALEVASIVLKDNAKYVISENVMDIAKNFIKKEIKQ; translated from the coding sequence ATGTGGTATTGGATTCTATTAGGTTTAATTGTACTATTTATTTTAACAAAGGCAATTGTTATTGTCAAGCAGTATGAAGGGGGGCTTATATTTAGATTAGGAAAGGTCATTGGAAAATTAAGACCTGGAGTAAATTTAATAATCCCATTCTTTGATATACCTGTTAAAGTTGATTTGAGGACGATGGTTGTTGATATCCCACCACAAGAGATGATAACAAAAGATAACGCTGCTGTTAGGATAGATGCGGTTATTTATTATAGGGTTGTGGATGTCAGTAAGGCTATTTTGGAGGTTCAAAATTATGAGTTTGCAATAATAAACCTTGCTCAAACAACGCTAAGAGCGATAATTGGTAATATGGAGTTGGATGAGGTTTTGAATAAGAGGGAGTTTATAAACTCAAAGTTATTGGATATTTTGGATAAGGAGACGGATGTTTGGGGGGTTAAGGTAGAGAAGGTTGAACTTAGAGAGATTGAGCCACCACAAGACATAAAAGATGCAATGACACAGCAAATGAAGGCAGAAAGGTTGAAGAGGGCAGCAATCTTAGAGGCAGAAGGAGAAAAACAAAGTAGAATCTTAAAAGCAGAAGGGGTTGCAGAGAGTTATAGGATTGAGGCAGAAGGGCAGGCAAAGGCAATTAAAATTGTTGCAAAGGCTGCACAGCAATACTTTAAGGATGAGGCACAACTCTACAAGGCATTGGAAGTTGCTTCAATTGTGTTGAAAGATAATGCAAAATATGTAATATCTGAGAATGTCATGGACATAGCAAAGAATTTCATTAAAAAAGAAATTAAGCAATAA
- a CDS encoding NfeD family protein produces the protein MEIGYLFILVGLIIIALETIIPGLYFPAWGIAILIYGIFLLINPNFALISAIFAGGITLYILHRIVYGKGMYIRIGAERYIGEEGVLDEDVDEHKYGHVLVDGERWQAKADEPIKKGERVVIVGVDGVSLIVKRKEPQNKE, from the coding sequence ATGGAAATTGGATATTTGTTTATATTGGTTGGGTTGATAATTATCGCTTTAGAAACCATCATTCCCGGGTTGTATTTTCCAGCGTGGGGGATTGCAATACTTATTTATGGGATTTTTTTGTTAATAAATCCAAACTTTGCATTAATCTCTGCAATATTTGCTGGGGGAATTACCCTATATATTTTGCATAGGATAGTTTATGGGAAAGGAATGTATATAAGGATTGGTGCAGAGAGATATATTGGTGAGGAAGGGGTTTTAGATGAGGACGTTGATGAGCACAAATATGGGCATGTTTTGGTTGATGGGGAGAGATGGCAGGCAAAGGCAGATGAACCAATAAAAAAAGGGGAGAGAGTTGTTATTGTTGGTGTAGATGGGGTTTCTCTCATAGTTAAAAGAAAAGAACCACAAAATAAGGAATAA
- a CDS encoding DUF4013 domain-containing protein, translated as MKGSNQLPEWENFGELFVKGILWAVGNFLLVLIFIIVPLLIVGGGVLYLSKNPNTGMILIGLGMLLMVLFILPLMFYLPLATVNFAKRGFLGFFEFVEVFNKFSLEYIILFIVVVIVISIISMVIQLPFVILKFLLIFANPKLPYIVDVVIAFINSFVGFFLGIFQYRVFAKYYKKKE; from the coding sequence TTGAAGGGTAGCAACCAACTACCAGAGTGGGAAAATTTTGGAGAACTATTTGTTAAGGGGATACTTTGGGCTGTTGGAAATTTTTTGTTGGTTTTGATATTCATTATTGTTCCATTACTGATTGTTGGGGGTGGAGTTCTCTATTTATCAAAAAATCCCAACACCGGGATGATTTTGATAGGTTTGGGGATGTTGTTGATGGTTTTATTTATACTCCCATTGATGTTTTACCTTCCATTGGCAACAGTTAATTTTGCAAAGAGGGGGTTTTTGGGATTTTTCGAGTTCGTTGAGGTGTTTAATAAGTTCTCGTTGGAATATATAATTTTGTTCATAGTGGTTGTGATTGTAATCTCTATCATAAGTATGGTTATCCAATTACCATTTGTGATTTTAAAGTTCCTTTTAATATTTGCAAATCCAAAGTTACCATATATTGTGGATGTAGTGATTGCATTCATTAATTCGTTTGTTGGGTTCTTCTTAGGGATTTTTCAATATAGGGTATTTGCAAAATACTACAAAAAGAAAGAGTGA
- a CDS encoding heavy metal-binding domain-containing protein, protein MITTTTPSIEGKRIVKYLGIVSGDAIVGVNVLKDIFAGIRDIIGGRAGAYERELKKAKEIAINEMIEEAKDLGANAIVGIDLDYETVGQNGSMLMVSASGTAVIVEDE, encoded by the coding sequence ATGATAACAACGACAACTCCAAGTATTGAAGGAAAAAGAATCGTCAAATATTTAGGAATTGTTAGCGGAGATGCAATTGTGGGGGTTAATGTCCTTAAAGATATATTCGCAGGGATTAGAGACATAATAGGGGGAAGAGCGGGGGCTTATGAGAGGGAGTTAAAGAAGGCAAAAGAGATAGCAATAAACGAGATGATTGAAGAAGCAAAGGATTTGGGGGCTAATGCAATTGTTGGAATTGATTTGGATTACGAAACTGTTGGACAAAATGGGAGTATGCTAATGGTTAGTGCAAGTGGGACTGCTGTTATTGTTGAGGATGAATGA
- the glmM gene encoding phosphoglucosamine mutase, translating into MKLFGTSGIRMKNLDPEIAYKVGFALSKKVDDVVIGRDTRTTGKLIESALIAGLLNGGSEVTTIGMVPTPVLGFSTREYDAGVMITASHNPPEYNGIKIFNNDGTAYRPSQEEEIEEIVFSNGFKRASWDCVGDVWEDKKALKKYMDFILKNVNIEKKFNVIVDCCNASGSLVSPYLFTDVGCHVISVNSHVDGRFVGRMPEPNEKNLKNTMEMIRGLNNKDGDYIGIAHDGDADRMIAIDEKGRMTDFDKLLAAFSRYIVEKTNKKIIITTVDASMVIDEYLKDLNVEVIRTKVGDVAVSEVMQKYNALFGGEPSGTWIHGDIHLTPDGILSGLRILEMMEFYGKKLYEIMDEIPLYVNLREKIPCEDEKKKKVMEYVVEKGESLFKITPETVDGARFNLENGWVLIRPSGTEPYIRVRVEAKNSKDAKELLEKGIKLVKECLKIDI; encoded by the coding sequence ATGAAACTTTTTGGAACTTCAGGAATAAGGATGAAAAACCTTGATCCAGAAATTGCATATAAGGTAGGATTTGCACTGTCAAAAAAAGTAGATGATGTTGTTATTGGGAGGGATACAAGGACAACTGGAAAGTTAATAGAGAGTGCATTGATAGCAGGTTTATTGAATGGGGGTAGTGAGGTAACAACAATAGGCATGGTCCCAACGCCAGTTTTGGGGTTTTCTACAAGAGAATATGATGCAGGGGTTATGATTACTGCCTCTCACAATCCTCCAGAGTATAATGGGATAAAGATTTTTAATAATGATGGAACCGCATATAGACCAAGTCAGGAAGAGGAGATTGAAGAAATTGTTTTTAGCAATGGTTTTAAAAGGGCTTCGTGGGATTGTGTGGGTGATGTTTGGGAGGATAAGAAAGCATTAAAAAAATATATGGACTTTATTTTAAAGAATGTGAATATAGAGAAGAAATTCAATGTGATTGTAGATTGCTGCAATGCATCTGGAAGTTTGGTTTCCCCATATCTATTTACAGATGTAGGATGTCATGTTATATCGGTAAATTCTCATGTAGATGGAAGATTTGTAGGAAGGATGCCAGAGCCGAATGAAAAGAATTTAAAAAATACAATGGAGATGATTAGGGGGTTAAATAACAAAGATGGGGATTATATTGGTATTGCACATGATGGTGATGCCGATAGGATGATTGCTATTGATGAAAAAGGTAGGATGACAGATTTTGATAAACTTTTGGCTGCATTTTCAAGATATATTGTTGAAAAAACAAATAAAAAAATAATAATAACAACTGTTGATGCATCAATGGTTATTGATGAATATCTAAAGGATTTAAATGTTGAGGTTATTAGAACAAAAGTTGGGGATGTTGCAGTTTCAGAGGTGATGCAAAAATATAACGCATTATTTGGAGGGGAGCCGAGTGGAACATGGATTCATGGAGATATTCACTTAACTCCCGATGGAATTTTAAGTGGTTTGAGGATTTTGGAGATGATGGAGTTTTATGGCAAAAAGTTATATGAGATAATGGATGAAATCCCATTATACGTAAATTTAAGGGAGAAAATTCCATGTGAAGATGAGAAAAAGAAAAAAGTAATGGAGTATGTTGTTGAGAAGGGAGAGAGTTTATTTAAAATAACTCCTGAAACCGTTGATGGGGCAAGATTTAACTTAGAGAATGGATGGGTTTTAATAAGGCCTTCAGGAACTGAACCATATATAAGGGTTAGAGTTGAGGCAAAAAATAGTAAAGATGCAAAAGAACTTTTAGAAAAAGGAATAAAATTAGTAAAAGAATGTTTAAAGATAGATATTTAA
- the thsA gene encoding thermosome subunit alpha: protein MAAMGQPVIVLPENVKRYVGRDAQRMNILAGRVIAETVRTTLGPKGMDKMLVDDLGDIIITNDGVTILKEMSVEHPAAKMLIEVAKTQEKEVGDGTTTAVVIAGELLRKAEELLDQNVHPTIVINGYQLALKKALEELNNIAIDIKPDNTEMLKKIAMTAITGKGAEKAREKLAEIIVEAVRTVIDENGKVDKDLIKIEKKEGAPIENTELIRGVVIDKERVNPQMPKKIENAKIALLNCPIEVKETETDAEIRITDPAKLMEFIEQEEKMLKEMVEMIKATGANVVFCQKGIDDLAQHYLAKEGILAVRRVKKSDMEKLSKATGAKIITNIKDLTPEDLGEAGVVEEKKVAGDAMIFVEECKLPKAVTILVRGTTEHVMEEVARAIDDAIGVVACTIEDGKIVAGGGAPEVELAKRIRDYAESVEGREQLAVKAFADALEVIPRTLAENSGLDPIDTLVNLRAKHEKDGVTLGLDVFSGEVIDMLEKGVVEPLRVKTQAIISATEATEMLLRIDDVIAAEKLDKGKGDSGDMGDMGGEF from the coding sequence ATGGCAGCAATGGGTCAACCAGTTATTGTATTACCAGAAAATGTTAAAAGATACGTAGGTAGAGATGCTCAAAGAATGAATATCTTAGCAGGTAGGGTTATTGCTGAGACAGTTAGAACAACATTAGGTCCAAAAGGAATGGACAAAATGTTAGTTGATGATTTGGGGGACATTATTATCACAAACGATGGTGTCACAATCTTAAAAGAGATGAGTGTTGAGCACCCAGCAGCAAAAATGCTTATTGAGGTTGCAAAGACACAGGAAAAAGAAGTCGGGGATGGAACAACAACAGCAGTTGTAATTGCAGGAGAATTATTGAGAAAAGCAGAAGAGTTATTAGACCAAAACGTTCACCCAACAATAGTCATCAACGGATACCAATTAGCACTCAAAAAGGCATTAGAAGAATTAAACAACATTGCAATTGACATAAAACCAGATAATACTGAAATGTTAAAGAAAATTGCAATGACTGCAATTACAGGAAAAGGTGCTGAAAAAGCAAGAGAAAAATTAGCAGAAATCATTGTTGAAGCAGTAAGAACAGTAATTGATGAAAATGGTAAAGTTGATAAGGACTTAATTAAGATTGAGAAGAAAGAAGGGGCTCCAATAGAAAATACTGAATTAATTAGGGGAGTTGTTATTGACAAAGAAAGAGTCAACCCACAAATGCCTAAGAAAATAGAAAACGCAAAAATTGCATTATTGAACTGCCCAATTGAAGTCAAAGAAACAGAAACAGATGCAGAAATTAGAATCACCGACCCAGCAAAATTAATGGAGTTCATTGAACAAGAAGAGAAGATGTTAAAAGAAATGGTTGAAATGATTAAAGCAACTGGTGCAAATGTTGTATTCTGTCAAAAAGGTATTGATGATTTGGCACAACACTACTTAGCAAAAGAAGGAATATTGGCAGTTAGAAGAGTCAAGAAATCAGACATGGAGAAATTATCAAAAGCAACTGGTGCAAAAATAATAACAAACATAAAAGACTTAACACCAGAAGACTTAGGTGAGGCTGGAGTAGTTGAAGAGAAGAAAGTTGCTGGAGACGCAATGATATTCGTTGAAGAGTGCAAACTTCCAAAAGCAGTAACAATATTGGTCAGAGGAACAACAGAGCATGTAATGGAAGAAGTTGCAAGAGCAATTGATGATGCAATTGGGGTTGTTGCATGTACAATTGAAGATGGTAAGATTGTTGCTGGTGGTGGAGCACCAGAAGTTGAATTGGCTAAGAGAATCAGAGATTACGCTGAAAGTGTTGAAGGAAGAGAGCAATTAGCAGTTAAAGCATTCGCTGATGCATTAGAAGTTATTCCAAGAACATTAGCAGAGAACTCAGGATTAGACCCAATTGACACATTGGTAAACTTAAGAGCAAAACACGAAAAAGATGGAGTAACACTCGGATTGGATGTCTTCAGTGGAGAAGTTATCGATATGTTGGAAAAAGGTGTTGTTGAGCCATTAAGAGTTAAAACACAAGCAATCATCTCAGCAACAGAAGCAACAGAAATGTTGTTGAGAATTGATGACGTCATTGCAGCAGAAAAATTAGACAAAGGAAAAGGAGATTCAGGAGACATGGGGGATATGGGAGGGGAATTCTAA
- a CDS encoding ABC transporter ATP-binding protein — MAKLELVNIVKKYITEKKELLAVDNVSLSVEENEFISIVGPSGCGKSTLLRIIAGLEKPTSGKVLLDGKEVREPSAERGMVFQQYTLMPWRTVLKNVTFGLEIKKIPKEEQIKVARKFIKMVGLEGFEDAYPHQLSGGMQQRVAIARTLANDPEIVLMDEPFGALDTQTRAILQNELLKIWQKEKKTVLFVTHSVDEAVYLSDKVVVMTARPGKIKKIVPIELKRPRDRTGIEFLEYKRKIVNELKDEVLKAMR; from the coding sequence ATGGCAAAACTGGAGTTGGTAAATATTGTCAAAAAATACATCACGGAAAAAAAGGAACTTCTCGCTGTAGATAACGTAAGTCTGTCAGTGGAGGAGAATGAGTTCATCTCTATTGTAGGGCCGAGTGGTTGTGGTAAATCAACATTGTTGAGGATTATAGCAGGTTTAGAAAAGCCCACAAGTGGAAAAGTTCTGTTAGATGGAAAGGAAGTTAGAGAGCCAAGTGCTGAAAGGGGTATGGTGTTCCAGCAATACACGTTAATGCCATGGAGGACGGTTTTAAAGAATGTAACCTTTGGTTTGGAAATTAAAAAGATTCCAAAGGAAGAGCAGATAAAAGTTGCAAGGAAATTTATAAAGATGGTTGGATTAGAGGGTTTTGAGGACGCCTATCCACACCAACTTAGTGGAGGAATGCAGCAAAGGGTAGCGATAGCAAGGACTCTTGCAAATGACCCAGAGATTGTTTTAATGGATGAACCTTTTGGGGCATTGGATACACAAACAAGAGCGATACTTCAAAATGAACTTTTAAAGATTTGGCAAAAGGAGAAAAAAACTGTACTTTTTGTTACGCATAGTGTTGATGAGGCTGTGTATTTATCAGATAAGGTTGTTGTAATGACTGCGAGACCTGGAAAAATAAAGAAAATAGTTCCAATTGAACTAAAAAGACCAAGGGATAGAACAGGTATAGAGTTTTTGGAATATAAGAGGAAAATCGTTAATGAATTAAAAGATGAAGTTTTAAAGGCGATGAGATAA
- a CDS encoding ABC transporter permease, with product MKLLRNLLLPILGVILWEIFAIYLNNPVIIPRVESVLNVLFHPWEGILGTGNLVENTVISIKRVISGFIVAGCVAIPLGILMGYYSFVNDLFDTVIELLRPIPPLAWVPLALAWFGIGEASMLFIIFIGAFFPILINTISGVKGVPKPLIEAALTLGAKSKDILIKVVIPASSPSILTGLRVGAGIAWMCVVAAEMLPGSDAGLGYLIMYAYSLSRMDVVIAAMAVIGLIGLILDRGLRFIEDRYFKWRSMMK from the coding sequence ATGAAGTTGCTTAGGAACCTTCTACTACCAATACTTGGGGTAATTCTTTGGGAAATATTTGCCATATATCTAAACAACCCAGTAATAATCCCAAGAGTCGAAAGTGTTTTAAACGTTCTCTTCCACCCATGGGAAGGGATTTTAGGAACTGGGAATTTGGTGGAAAATACGGTTATAAGTATAAAAAGAGTTATCTCTGGATTTATTGTTGCTGGCTGTGTTGCAATTCCATTGGGTATTTTGATGGGGTATTATTCTTTTGTTAATGATTTATTTGATACAGTTATTGAGTTGTTAAGACCCATTCCGCCTCTTGCATGGGTTCCATTGGCATTGGCATGGTTTGGAATCGGAGAGGCATCAATGCTATTTATCATATTTATAGGGGCATTCTTCCCAATTTTGATAAACACCATATCTGGAGTTAAAGGAGTTCCAAAACCACTGATTGAGGCGGCTTTAACCCTCGGGGCTAAGAGTAAGGATATTTTAATAAAGGTTGTTATTCCTGCTTCATCACCAAGTATCCTAACTGGTTTAAGAGTTGGGGCAGGGATTGCATGGATGTGTGTTGTCGCTGCAGAGATGTTGCCAGGAAGTGATGCTGGTTTGGGGTATTTGATTATGTATGCATATTCTTTAAGTAGGATGGATGTTGTTATTGCTGCAATGGCTGTTATTGGATTGATTGGATTAATTTTAGATAGGGGGCTTAGATTTATTGAAGATAGGTATTTCAAATGGAGATCTATGATGAAATAA